CCGCCAGTTGGGTCATGTCTTCAAGAAGGGCCAGTTCCTCCTCAGAAATGGCCTCCCCGGCGGCGTAGGTGGCCTTCTCCATCTGCTGGTCTTCCTCCAACCGCACCTCGTCCTCTTGCAGGTCGGCCCGGTCATCGTCAGACCCCGGACTCTCCATCAAGAGGGATAGGCTTCCCTGGGTTGTGGTCTGCTGGTGCTGAGCCTGCCGCTCAATGGCTCGACGGTGGACGCTGAGGGTGCGGGCAAAGGCTTCGATGGACGACAGCAGCCGCTTTTGCAGATTGGTGAGTACCAGCATGGCGGTCGTTTGGGTCGAGCGGGGAGCATCTTTCAGGCGCTGCTCTCGCTGCTTGCGGTAGGCTTGCAGCAGCCGAGCTAACTTCAGCTCTGGAGCGTCCTCCGGTAGCCCGTCAATCACTATTGGCACAATCTCCCGCTTGGGGAAGTCGGGTTCATTGATCTCTCGCAAATCCTGTTTTAGCCGCCGCACCATCACCGCATCCAGCAGTTTTTTGCTGCGCACCGGCACCCCGCGACAAAACCGCTGAGGGTCGAGGATTTCCAACAGTGCCGCAAAGCTATTGGAGTGACCATTGTGGGGCGTGGCTGACAAAAATAGCCGATGCTCAAACCGGGGTGCCAAGTCTCGCACCGTCCGCGTCAGTTGCGAGTCAATGGCATATCGGGAGGCACTGGCCGGAGCGGCGTTGTGGGCTTCATCTAAAATTAGCATCGACCCGGCAGAGAATTCGCCTAGCCAATCCCGTAGGGGAGCCGCATAGGTTTCATCCCGCAGCAGGGAGTGGGAAATAATAAAGCGGGTATGGGTTTTCCAGGGGTTGATGCCGTAGCCCCGCTGCCGTCGTTTCATCGCCATGAAGTCGCGATCGAACACAATGAACGTGAGACCAAAGCGGCTCTCCATCTCCTCCTGCCACTGGCGCACCACCGACGGCGGGCAGGAAATCACCACCCGCTTAATCTTTTGCCGCATCAGCATCTCACGCAGGATCAGCCCGGCTTCAATAGTTTTGCCCAAGCCCACATCGTCGGCAATAAATAGGTTGACCCTGGGCATCCGCAGAGCCTTGCGCAACGGCTCTAGCTGATAGGCTTTGACCTCAATCCCTGCTCGGTAGGGGGCCTGAAATAGTTTCGGCTCTGTAGATGTGACGCAGTTCCACCGCAAAGCGTGGAAGTAGGCGGAAAAGTAGCGCGGGTCATCAAAGCCTTTGTGGGCCACCGCCTCCCAAGAGGAGGTTTCGAGCACCTGAGCATCGATTTCCCGTTCCCAAAATACCTCTAGCTCTTCTCCCTGGGCATCGTCTTCCAGGCAGGCTAAGCGCACCAGGGTGTCGCCCTGAGCCTGCGGGGCGGGGGTGACATCTTCGACCAAAAACTGCCGCGATCGCACATGGACGATCTGACCGGGGCTAAGGGC
This genomic window from Candidatus Obscuribacterales bacterium contains:
- the drmD gene encoding DISARM system SNF2-like helicase DrmD — encoded protein: MASIDSGTALSPGQIVHVRSRQFLVEDVTPAPQAQGDTLVRLACLEDDAQGEELEVFWEREIDAQVLETSSWEAVAHKGFDDPRYFSAYFHALRWNCVTSTEPKLFQAPYRAGIEVKAYQLEPLRKALRMPRVNLFIADDVGLGKTIEAGLILREMLMRQKIKRVVISCPPSVVRQWQEEMESRFGLTFIVFDRDFMAMKRRQRGYGINPWKTHTRFIISHSLLRDETYAAPLRDWLGEFSAGSMLILDEAHNAAPASASRYAIDSQLTRTVRDLAPRFEHRLFLSATPHNGHSNSFAALLEILDPQRFCRGVPVRSKKLLDAVMVRRLKQDLREINEPDFPKREIVPIVIDGLPEDAPELKLARLLQAYRKQREQRLKDAPRSTQTTAMLVLTNLQKRLLSSIEAFARTLSVHRRAIERQAQHQQTTTQGSLSLLMESPGSDDDRADLQEDEVRLEEDQQMEKATYAAGEAISEEELALLEDMTQLAEQARRQPDSRIGALEAWLRQNLCPDLGQPRAKWLNRRVLIFTEYADTKRYLEQQINAIIAGSDREDDRIGTFHGGMGDDRREDIKAAFNADPAHNPLRILIATDAAREGVNLQNFCADLFHFDVPWNPSRMEQRNGRIDRKLQRSPVVHCHYFVLL